The Brevibacillus brevis genome contains a region encoding:
- a CDS encoding ABC transporter permease yields MKIDVDQLFRKRFHAFSVEFIRYAQYMANGGLAFVGIFLMGLLAFYYRSIIAMIPPWFPLPYAMALVIAFVVVRSPLRTFLLEADLLFLTPHEVRLDRYFRKALVYNFAIQSMVVFIVLLLLMPMYTGVVGAQGVQLWVYWGVPLLLKGWNIYSSWTFLRLPDQKKIGFYTLARFVFSYILLAWVLSEGQFLRLGMIPFGVLICAALLIWLHSRMLTYKKKHSVQWYRLLAMENGLRNRFYQFVNNFRDVPAMQHQVKSRSWLIALTKLLPYRQSTAGRHLFAKKFIRSGDFAGMYFRLILLSGFVVLILPGPYAKIIAGLLFLFMTASQIGSLWRHQQKRNGYSIFPIRDSQLKQSFGWLRMVLLGMHGVVLVIIGIL; encoded by the coding sequence GTGAAAATAGACGTAGATCAATTATTTCGCAAACGGTTCCATGCCTTTTCAGTAGAATTCATTCGGTATGCCCAATACATGGCGAATGGCGGTTTGGCGTTCGTCGGGATCTTTTTGATGGGGTTGCTCGCCTTCTACTACCGCAGCATCATCGCGATGATTCCACCCTGGTTCCCTTTGCCGTATGCCATGGCCCTCGTGATTGCTTTTGTCGTGGTGAGAAGCCCCCTGCGCACGTTTTTGCTGGAAGCGGATTTGCTTTTTTTGACTCCGCATGAAGTAAGACTGGATCGCTATTTCCGCAAGGCGCTCGTTTACAATTTTGCCATTCAGAGCATGGTGGTATTTATCGTCCTGCTCCTGCTCATGCCTATGTATACAGGGGTCGTAGGCGCTCAAGGCGTGCAGCTGTGGGTTTATTGGGGCGTTCCCCTGCTCTTGAAGGGCTGGAATATTTACAGCAGTTGGACGTTCTTACGTTTGCCAGATCAGAAGAAGATCGGATTCTATACACTCGCTCGATTTGTCTTTTCGTATATCCTCCTCGCTTGGGTCTTGAGTGAAGGACAATTCTTACGCTTGGGTATGATCCCATTTGGTGTACTGATCTGCGCTGCGCTCTTGATCTGGCTCCATTCGCGAATGTTGACCTATAAGAAAAAACATTCCGTACAATGGTATCGCCTGCTGGCAATGGAAAACGGCTTGCGTAACCGCTTTTACCAGTTCGTGAACAACTTCAGGGATGTCCCTGCCATGCAGCACCAAGTGAAGTCACGCTCGTGGCTCATTGCCCTGACGAAGCTGCTGCCTTACCGTCAATCAACAGCAGGACGTCATTTGTTTGCCAAAAAATTTATTCGATCCGGTGACTTTGCGGGTATGTACTTCAGACTCATCCTGCTTTCAGGCTTCGTGGTCCTGATTTTGCCAGGCCCATATGCAAAAATCATTGCCGGCCTGCTTTTTCTGTTCATGACGGCTAGCCAGATCGGCAGCCTCTGGCGGCATCAGCAAAAGCGCAACGGGTATTCGATCTTTCCGATTCGGGATAGTCAGTTGAAACAGTCATTCGGCTGGCTGCGCATGGTGCTATTAGGTATGCACGGTGTAGTTCTTGTGATCATTGGGATTTTGTAG
- a CDS encoding ABC transporter ATP-binding protein, with protein MTTLLEVKGVTGGYSYNHAVIKDVSFHIREKEIVALIGLNGAGKSTTIKHILGLLEPIAGEISIAGKTFQSDPENYRLSYGYIPESPIYYEELTLWEHIELMAMSHGLDQDVFYERARPLLKEFRMEEMKDRFPQQFSKGMRQKLMIMMALLVQPPLYIVDEPILGLDPLGIRSLLTWLNHCKEQGAGILMSTHILATAEKHCDRFIILHKGEIRAQGTLEELRRITGLPDSSLDDIYLHIVEDDGQ; from the coding sequence ATGACAACCTTGTTGGAGGTAAAAGGGGTAACGGGTGGGTACTCTTACAACCACGCTGTAATTAAAGACGTCTCCTTTCACATACGCGAAAAAGAAATTGTGGCGCTAATCGGGCTGAATGGCGCAGGCAAAAGCACGACAATCAAGCATATCTTAGGACTCTTGGAACCAATCGCAGGTGAAATCAGCATTGCGGGGAAGACTTTTCAATCAGACCCCGAAAACTATCGCTTGTCTTACGGGTATATTCCCGAGTCTCCCATTTATTATGAAGAGCTTACGTTGTGGGAGCATATCGAGTTAATGGCCATGAGCCATGGACTAGACCAGGATGTTTTTTATGAACGAGCACGTCCTCTCTTAAAGGAATTCCGCATGGAAGAAATGAAAGACCGATTTCCCCAGCAGTTTTCCAAAGGGATGAGACAAAAGCTCATGATCATGATGGCATTGCTCGTACAACCGCCTCTGTACATCGTGGATGAACCGATCCTGGGTCTGGACCCTCTGGGGATTCGTTCTCTTCTCACGTGGTTGAACCATTGCAAGGAGCAAGGGGCTGGCATTTTGATGTCCACACATATTTTAGCGACTGCCGAGAAGCATTGTGACCGATTCATCATTTTGCACAAAGGCGAGATTAGAGCACAAGGAACGCTAGAGGAGCTTCGTCGTATTACAGGGCTCCCAGATAGCTCCTTGGACGACATATACTTGCATATCGTAGAGGATGACGGCCAGTGA
- a CDS encoding SurA N-terminal domain-containing protein, with amino-acid sequence MKKFDISMLSVAILLTGLAVLGFYQSWAKGNDPVLVTAGDTSITQNQLYSEMKKMYGKPMIHELVAEALIKQEAKAQNLAVSQEDMDKEIDSMKQQVGSPEAFQNYLKSMGMTEAQLRDKLHVLMTRDKLLDKAFPVTEEQIKTYYDTNKEQLGSPAPEFDKVKDQIKMMLTDQNRSQNYGTWLNTLQEKHKVEWHDPSFDDAPLPGDAQTPAP; translated from the coding sequence GTGAAGAAGTTTGATATTTCCATGCTTTCGGTTGCCATATTATTAACAGGGTTAGCTGTTTTAGGTTTTTATCAATCATGGGCAAAAGGCAATGACCCTGTATTGGTAACGGCTGGCGATACCTCCATTACACAAAATCAGCTTTACAGTGAAATGAAGAAAATGTACGGAAAACCAATGATACATGAACTTGTTGCGGAAGCCTTAATCAAGCAGGAAGCCAAGGCGCAAAACCTCGCGGTGTCGCAAGAAGATATGGATAAAGAGATTGATTCGATGAAACAACAGGTAGGTTCACCTGAGGCATTCCAAAACTACTTGAAAAGTATGGGAATGACCGAGGCCCAGCTGCGGGATAAGTTGCACGTGCTCATGACACGGGATAAGTTGTTGGATAAAGCATTCCCGGTTACCGAGGAGCAAATCAAAACCTATTATGATACAAATAAAGAACAGCTGGGGTCACCGGCACCTGAGTTTGATAAAGTGAAAGATCAGATCAAGATGATGCTGACTGACCAAAATCGCAGTCAGAACTACGGTACCTGGTTAAATACGCTTCAGGAAAAACACAAAGTAGAATGGCACGACCCGTCCTTTGACGATGCACCATTGCCAGGTGATGCACAAACACCTGCTCCATAG